The following proteins are co-located in the Maridesulfovibrio sp. genome:
- a CDS encoding response regulator has product MIDVKVVIVEDDARIADLHRRFTERVPGFSVVAIAQGLDDAKTMIELYKPDLILLDLYFPEGTSLDLLREIRTQGIETDVILITAAREMGPLKEALRGGVFDYIIKPVILDRFVTCLEKFGEYFQRLRSEEAIEQSDVDSIRNLNPASSLSESCSDSETLPKGIDPLTLKKVKAVFADGNSDKQQGISAEEVGETIGASRSTARRYLEYLVSIGSIYPDVVYGTVGRPERKYFRN; this is encoded by the coding sequence ATGATCGATGTAAAAGTTGTAATCGTCGAGGATGATGCCAGAATAGCTGACCTTCACCGCCGTTTTACCGAGAGGGTGCCGGGGTTCAGCGTGGTGGCTATTGCTCAGGGTCTTGATGATGCCAAGACCATGATTGAGCTGTACAAACCTGATTTGATACTTCTTGATTTATATTTCCCGGAAGGCACCAGTCTTGACCTGCTGCGCGAAATTCGTACTCAGGGCATTGAAACTGATGTGATACTTATTACCGCTGCCCGTGAGATGGGACCGCTCAAGGAAGCCCTTCGTGGCGGGGTTTTTGACTATATCATCAAGCCGGTTATTCTTGACCGTTTCGTGACCTGTCTCGAAAAATTCGGCGAATATTTCCAGCGCCTCCGTTCAGAGGAAGCTATTGAGCAAAGTGACGTGGACAGCATACGAAATCTTAATCCGGCCTCTTCCTTGTCCGAATCCTGTTCGGATTCTGAAACTTTGCCTAAGGGGATTGATCCTTTGACCTTGAAGAAGGTCAAGGCTGTTTTTGCTGATGGTAACTCTGATAAGCAGCAAGGAATCAGTGCCGAAGAAGTGGGCGAGACAATTGGAGCCAGCAGGTCTACTGCCCGGCGTTATCTGGAATACCTTGTGTCAATCGGCAGTATTTATCCTGATGTAGTATACGGCACCGTAGGACGCCCTGAGCGGAAGTATTTCAGGAACTGA
- a CDS encoding ribose-phosphate pyrophosphokinase yields the protein MNGELKIISGSSNLALSEAICDHLGSTLTPCLREKFSDGEIRIEIQDNVRGCDVFVVQSTCDPVNFHFMELCLMLDALKRASARRVTAVVPYYGYARQDRKVSPRAPISAKLCADCLTVAGMQRLVTIDLHAGQIQGFFDLPVDNIYAAPVLLDELRTRDDDMVMVSPDAGGTERARAYAKRLNAGLAIVDKRRDAPNQAKAMHVIGEVKDKVCVVMDDMIDTAGTMCQAAKVLMDHGAKDVIACATHPVLSGPAIDRLAAAPFSEVIVTDTLPVPEEKIANCNGKIKIKSVAGILAKCIHNVHSESSVSVLFV from the coding sequence ATGAACGGTGAACTCAAGATTATCAGCGGCTCGTCAAATCTGGCGCTTTCAGAAGCAATCTGTGACCATCTCGGCAGCACACTTACTCCCTGCCTGCGTGAAAAATTCAGTGATGGTGAAATCCGCATCGAGATTCAGGATAACGTCCGCGGCTGCGATGTTTTCGTAGTCCAGTCTACCTGTGATCCGGTGAACTTTCATTTCATGGAACTGTGCCTCATGCTGGACGCGCTTAAAAGAGCAAGTGCCCGCCGAGTAACTGCAGTTGTTCCTTACTATGGATACGCCAGACAGGACCGCAAGGTTTCTCCCCGCGCACCCATCAGTGCAAAACTCTGTGCCGACTGCCTGACTGTTGCAGGCATGCAGCGTCTGGTTACTATCGACCTGCACGCGGGCCAGATTCAGGGATTTTTTGACCTCCCCGTAGACAACATTTATGCAGCACCCGTCCTGCTGGACGAACTGCGCACCCGTGACGATGACATGGTTATGGTTTCCCCTGATGCAGGCGGAACCGAGCGCGCAAGAGCATACGCCAAACGTTTGAACGCAGGCCTTGCTATTGTTGATAAACGCCGCGACGCTCCCAACCAGGCTAAAGCCATGCACGTTATCGGCGAAGTAAAAGATAAAGTCTGCGTAGTCATGGATGACATGATCGACACCGCAGGCACCATGTGCCAGGCAGCTAAGGTTCTCATGGACCACGGCGCTAAAGACGTAATTGCCTGCGCAACCCACCCGGTTCTTTCCGGACCGGCTATCGACAGGCTGGCTGCAGCACCTTTTTCCGAGGTGATTGTAACTGACACCCTGCCTGTTCCCGAAGAGAAAATTGCTAACTGCAACGGCAAGATTAAAATCAAATCCGTCGCCGGAATTCTCGCCAAGTGCATTCACAACGTGCACTCCGAGTCCTCCGTAAGCGTACTCTTCGTATAA
- a CDS encoding CarD family transcriptional regulator yields MFELDQLVVYPSQGVGKVERIESQEIGGATAEFYIVRILSNNVTLMVPVMNAHNVGLRAVCDKDAGMKIFESLKDRSDFTGYTGQNWNRRYREYSEKLKSGDLQDVAYVLKELFLIGRDKELSFGERRLLEQAMGLVSMELSFALGLDQDEIKDEINALFSDVLEKQDEES; encoded by the coding sequence GTGTTTGAGCTAGACCAGTTGGTTGTCTACCCTTCGCAGGGAGTAGGCAAAGTAGAACGTATCGAAAGCCAGGAAATCGGCGGAGCAACCGCTGAATTTTATATTGTCCGCATTTTAAGTAACAATGTTACGCTCATGGTTCCGGTCATGAACGCGCATAACGTGGGTCTTCGCGCTGTCTGTGACAAGGACGCGGGCATGAAAATATTTGAAAGCCTCAAAGACAGATCTGATTTCACCGGTTACACCGGTCAGAACTGGAACAGACGCTACCGTGAGTACTCTGAAAAACTCAAAAGCGGTGACCTTCAGGATGTGGCTTACGTGCTTAAAGAACTGTTCCTGATTGGTCGCGATAAAGAACTTTCCTTTGGCGAACGCAGACTCCTTGAGCAAGCTATGGGTCTTGTTTCTATGGAGCTTTCCTTTGCTCTCGGCCTTGATCAGGATGAAATCAAGGATGAGATCAATGCACTTTTCAGTGACGTTCTGGAAAAGCAGGATGAGGAATCCTAA
- the ispE gene encoding 4-(cytidine 5'-diphospho)-2-C-methyl-D-erythritol kinase — protein sequence MNKTILTAPAKVNLYLKIVRKREDGYHELDTLFHPFPALADTLEVTESGEGCTIHCADFDLPAEDNLIYKAWDKYAAATGFRPGLHIELTKRTPTGAGLGGGSSDAASMLRFLNTHPDSPGLEHDKLNALAAGLGADVPFFLLDGPAWAKGIGEILSPSEVDLSGLTALLACPDVHVNTAWAYKAWSNRDRSTNLKKSGGFDLTTSACGNNRTASKTRVTLFNDFEEVVLPEFPKIRETKEYLLKNGACGAVMSGSGASVISFFKDDEAAKKAATGLKSINIDSVLHRF from the coding sequence ATGAACAAAACAATTCTTACCGCCCCGGCTAAGGTCAACCTTTACTTGAAAATCGTCCGCAAAAGAGAGGACGGTTATCATGAGCTGGACACCTTATTTCACCCCTTTCCCGCTTTAGCTGACACCCTTGAGGTGACTGAAAGCGGAGAAGGCTGTACCATCCACTGTGCGGATTTCGACCTTCCGGCGGAAGACAACCTTATTTACAAGGCTTGGGATAAATATGCTGCGGCAACCGGATTCCGTCCGGGACTGCATATTGAACTGACCAAGCGCACTCCCACCGGGGCCGGACTTGGCGGCGGCAGTTCCGATGCCGCATCCATGCTCCGTTTCCTTAACACCCACCCCGACAGTCCGGGACTTGAACATGACAAGCTGAACGCACTGGCAGCGGGGCTTGGCGCGGACGTCCCCTTCTTTTTACTGGATGGTCCTGCGTGGGCAAAAGGTATTGGTGAAATTTTATCGCCTTCAGAGGTTGACCTTTCCGGCCTGACCGCGTTATTAGCCTGCCCGGATGTGCACGTGAACACCGCATGGGCATACAAGGCATGGTCCAACCGTGACCGCTCCACTAATTTGAAAAAAAGTGGAGGCTTTGACTTGACAACGTCAGCCTGCGGTAATAATAGAACGGCCTCCAAAACGAGGGTGACTTTGTTCAATGACTTTGAAGAGGTTGTCCTTCCCGAGTTTCCCAAAATCAGGGAGACAAAGGAGTATCTGTTGAAAAATGGAGCCTGCGGAGCTGTCATGAGCGGAAGCGGGGCGAGCGTCATCTCTTTCTTTAAAGATGATGAAGCAGCAAAAAAAGCTGCCACCGGCTTGAAATCAATAAACATTGACTCTGTTCTTCACAGGTTTTGA
- the rho gene encoding transcription termination factor Rho: MGQDKNIQNLNLTELKQKKMSDLMDLAAKFKVENPSGMRKQELIFALLQGCAAQNGQIYGEGVLEVLPDGFGFLRSPTYSYMPGPDDIYVSPSQIRRFGLRKGDIISGQIRPPKEGERYFALLRVNEIGLEPPEHSRNLVLFDNLTPVYPDNRFKVENGPKNFSSRVIDILSPIGRGQRALLVAPPRTGKTMMLQNIANSINANHPDVDLIVLLIDERPEEVTDMARTVKAEVVSSTFDEPPQRHVQVTEMVLEKAKRLVERKRDVVILLDSITRLGRAYNAVTPSSGRVLSGGLDANAMQRPKRFFGAARNIEEGGSLTIIATALIDTGSRMDEVIFEEFKGTGNMDLYLDRKLAEKRVFPAIDINRSGTRKEELLLDDGVLNKVWILRKLLAPMNSIDSMEFLLDKMKGTKNNDEFFDMMGK; this comes from the coding sequence ATGGGCCAAGACAAAAATATACAAAACCTGAACCTGACTGAACTAAAACAGAAGAAGATGTCAGACCTAATGGATCTGGCAGCTAAATTCAAAGTTGAAAACCCCAGCGGTATGCGCAAGCAGGAACTTATTTTCGCACTGCTTCAAGGTTGCGCGGCGCAGAACGGACAGATTTACGGTGAAGGCGTCCTGGAAGTCCTTCCCGACGGTTTCGGTTTCCTCCGTTCACCCACCTACAGCTACATGCCCGGACCGGACGACATTTATGTTTCCCCCTCCCAGATCAGAAGATTCGGCCTGCGCAAGGGTGACATTATTTCCGGCCAGATTCGTCCTCCCAAAGAAGGCGAGCGCTACTTCGCACTTCTCAGAGTAAATGAAATCGGACTTGAGCCGCCGGAACACTCCAGAAATCTGGTTCTTTTCGACAACCTGACTCCAGTATACCCGGACAACCGTTTCAAAGTGGAAAACGGACCCAAGAATTTCAGTTCCCGGGTAATCGACATTCTTTCCCCTATCGGTCGTGGACAGCGCGCCCTGCTCGTTGCACCGCCCCGTACCGGTAAGACCATGATGCTGCAGAACATCGCAAACTCCATCAACGCCAATCATCCGGACGTTGATCTCATTGTTCTGCTCATCGACGAACGCCCCGAAGAAGTTACCGACATGGCAAGAACTGTTAAGGCTGAAGTGGTCAGCTCCACTTTTGATGAGCCTCCGCAGCGCCATGTGCAGGTTACCGAGATGGTTCTTGAAAAGGCCAAACGCCTTGTTGAGCGCAAACGTGACGTTGTCATCCTGCTCGACTCCATCACCCGTCTCGGCCGCGCATACAACGCCGTAACCCCTTCCTCAGGCAGGGTTCTTTCCGGTGGTCTGGATGCCAACGCAATGCAGCGTCCCAAAAGATTCTTCGGCGCAGCCCGCAACATCGAAGAAGGCGGCAGCCTGACCATCATCGCCACCGCACTCATTGATACCGGATCCCGCATGGACGAGGTTATCTTTGAAGAGTTCAAGGGAACCGGTAACATGGACCTTTACCTTGACCGCAAGCTCGCTGAAAAGCGTGTCTTCCCGGCTATCGACATCAACCGTTCCGGTACCCGTAAGGAAGAACTCCTCCTTGATGACGGAGTTCTCAACAAGGTCTGGATCCTGCGCAAGCTTCTTGCCCCCATGAACTCCATCGATTCCATGGAATTCCTGCTCGATAAGATGAAGGGCACCAAAAACAATGACGAATTCTTCGACATGATGGGCAAATAA
- a CDS encoding sensor histidine kinase — MRLYKILTAVKPKTIQHYLAYMVAGLVLTQLGITLFLIFDLTSNLLKEQIGLRALQTAQSIAHTPMIRSELMRNDPGGRIQILAENIRKNTGATFIVVGDVENKRFSHPVPDRIGKTFVGGDTGPVLKEGKSYVSEAVGTLGRSIRAFVPVFSEDDEIIGFVSVGYLSDSVKKSIAEHMDRPLVFILFLTVLGFAITACIARHLKKITLNLEPAEITNLYLERGAVLETIREGVIATDHRGEIRLANKAALNYTCFYSAELVGKHIDDVIPCAGLKHALTTGESEFDQERIVNGQELIFNIVPVLKDGSIKGLVASFRRKDELDRISHELSSIQEYSELLRGQTHEYSNKLHTIAGLIQIEAYQEALDLVSRESSGYEDIIRFLNKAVPHPVIAAIVLGKYNRAKELKINFKVDRESTMVDVPDWIKQEKIVTVVGNLLDNAFEAVLEQDKDNRKVFLSFTDLGNDIVFEIEDSGPGVSPDQIEKIFEKGISSKGSSRRGLGLYLVRQRLDELGGFVSVSAAQSGGTLFSVIIPKVRCTVV, encoded by the coding sequence ATGCGTTTGTACAAGATCCTGACTGCCGTAAAACCAAAGACCATACAGCATTACCTTGCCTATATGGTCGCCGGTCTCGTCCTGACCCAATTAGGTATCACCTTGTTTCTTATCTTCGATCTTACGTCCAACCTGCTCAAGGAACAGATCGGGTTGCGTGCCCTCCAGACGGCGCAGTCAATAGCCCATACTCCCATGATCAGGTCTGAATTGATGCGCAATGATCCCGGAGGAAGGATTCAGATACTGGCTGAGAATATACGCAAAAATACCGGGGCTACATTTATTGTTGTGGGAGATGTGGAAAACAAGCGTTTTTCCCATCCGGTTCCGGATAGGATCGGCAAGACCTTTGTCGGCGGAGATACCGGGCCGGTTCTCAAGGAAGGCAAATCCTATGTCTCGGAAGCGGTCGGAACACTGGGCAGGTCCATACGTGCGTTTGTACCTGTTTTTTCTGAAGATGATGAAATCATAGGCTTTGTTTCTGTCGGTTACCTTTCTGACAGTGTTAAGAAGAGCATTGCCGAGCACATGGATCGTCCTCTAGTCTTTATTCTTTTTCTGACTGTACTCGGTTTTGCCATTACAGCCTGTATTGCCCGTCATCTTAAAAAGATTACCCTCAACCTTGAGCCTGCGGAAATCACCAACCTTTACCTCGAACGAGGGGCCGTGCTGGAAACCATTAGAGAGGGGGTTATTGCCACGGACCACAGGGGGGAAATCCGGCTGGCCAATAAGGCTGCACTTAATTATACCTGCTTCTATTCAGCGGAATTGGTCGGCAAGCATATCGATGACGTGATCCCCTGTGCAGGACTCAAGCATGCCCTGACTACCGGCGAAAGCGAATTCGATCAGGAACGGATCGTTAACGGTCAGGAGTTGATTTTCAACATTGTTCCGGTTCTTAAGGATGGATCAATCAAGGGGCTGGTTGCCAGCTTCCGGCGCAAAGATGAATTGGACCGTATTTCCCATGAGCTTTCAAGCATTCAGGAGTATTCCGAACTGTTGCGAGGGCAAACACATGAATATTCAAACAAGCTTCACACTATTGCCGGACTGATCCAGATCGAAGCCTATCAGGAGGCTCTTGACCTTGTTTCCAGGGAATCATCCGGGTACGAGGATATTATCAGATTTTTAAACAAAGCCGTGCCCCATCCGGTTATTGCAGCCATTGTGCTTGGTAAATACAATCGGGCCAAGGAACTGAAAATAAATTTCAAAGTGGACCGTGAAAGCACCATGGTTGATGTTCCGGATTGGATCAAGCAGGAGAAAATAGTTACTGTTGTCGGCAACCTGCTGGACAATGCTTTTGAGGCCGTGCTGGAGCAGGATAAGGACAATCGCAAGGTCTTTCTTTCCTTTACCGATCTTGGAAATGATATTGTTTTTGAGATTGAGGATTCAGGTCCCGGTGTTTCACCGGATCAGATAGAGAAGATTTTTGAGAAGGGGATATCGTCCAAGGGAAGTTCCCGCCGGGGGTTGGGGCTTTATCTGGTTCGCCAGCGTCTTGATGAACTCGGTGGATTTGTTTCCGTTTCAGCTGCCCAGTCCGGCGGAACCCTCTTTTCCGTGATAATTCCGAAAGTCAGGTGTACTGTAGTATGA
- a CDS encoding 50S ribosomal protein L25, which produces MSEKVTFKAELRTQTGKSANRKLRNQGLVPVVFYSQDGENLVLSVNENEFLKMYRKVGTTRVFSLDVDGKTYDTLIWKVQMDPVRPRPNHIDFLGVSNDRTIKVDVPVVTEGKAPGVKLGGRMAIYRPKLTVSCTAATLPAEIVVNISSMNVGDTVFVNEIDLGEGASVVFDNNFALVRCAAGRGSAKAAEEAEEK; this is translated from the coding sequence ATGTCTGAAAAAGTAACCTTCAAAGCTGAGCTGCGTACCCAAACCGGTAAATCCGCAAACCGCAAGCTTCGCAATCAGGGTCTGGTTCCCGTTGTCTTCTATTCTCAGGACGGCGAAAACCTCGTTCTTTCCGTTAACGAAAACGAATTCCTGAAAATGTACCGTAAAGTCGGTACCACCCGCGTTTTCAGCCTCGACGTAGACGGTAAGACCTACGACACCCTGATCTGGAAAGTGCAGATGGACCCCGTCCGTCCTCGCCCCAACCACATCGACTTCCTCGGTGTTTCCAATGACCGTACCATCAAAGTCGACGTTCCCGTCGTAACCGAAGGTAAGGCACCCGGTGTTAAACTCGGTGGCCGCATGGCTATTTACCGCCCCAAGCTCACCGTATCTTGTACCGCTGCAACCCTTCCTGCTGAAATCGTTGTAAACATTTCCAGCATGAACGTTGGTGACACTGTATTCGTAAACGAAATTGACCTCGGTGAAGGTGCTTCCGTTGTTTTCGACAACAACTTCGCACTCGTTCGCTGTGCCGCTGGCCGCGGTTCTGCTAAAGCAGCTGAAGAAGCAGAAGAAAAATAG
- a CDS encoding TRAP transporter small permease, translating into MDKLFEKLRAVLYWISVTSMTVMLGLIFFQVVTRYFFGHTFEWSEELARFLFVWVVFLGSALIMGESGHLAVQILPTKFKGTASGLVLEILINLCSYAFTMLLLIQGAKMTSVMTFQVAPGLGISMSVVYSIIPISAFLMILYLIKDTVRIFKQIKERCGTDAVVEQKAEAGR; encoded by the coding sequence ATGGATAAATTATTCGAAAAACTGCGTGCGGTCCTGTACTGGATTTCCGTAACTTCAATGACCGTCATGCTCGGCCTGATTTTTTTTCAGGTGGTAACCAGATATTTTTTCGGGCACACCTTTGAGTGGTCTGAAGAGTTGGCAAGATTCCTTTTTGTCTGGGTTGTTTTCCTTGGTTCAGCATTGATAATGGGCGAGAGCGGGCATCTGGCTGTCCAAATTCTGCCCACTAAATTCAAGGGTACTGCTTCAGGGCTGGTACTGGAAATTTTGATCAACCTTTGCAGCTATGCCTTTACTATGCTCCTGTTGATTCAGGGGGCCAAGATGACTTCCGTCATGACTTTTCAGGTCGCTCCGGGACTGGGGATTTCCATGAGTGTCGTTTATTCCATTATTCCCATCAGCGCATTCCTGATGATTCTCTACCTGATCAAAGATACGGTAAGAATTTTCAAACAGATCAAAGAGCGCTGCGGGACTGACGCTGTCGTAGAACAGAAAGCGGAAGCGGGGAGGTAG
- a CDS encoding DegQ family serine endoprotease — translation MKLKRYIGLLTLITVLILPVYAHADGLPSFVELAKKCGPAVVNVNTVKMVEVGNPMEDFFKFHGKGGDNPFEDFFKQFNNRGNNNQPKQKRKTGSLGSGFIISKDGFVVTNNHVVASADEITVKLQNDGHEYPAKIIGRDKETDLALLKIEVKKELPFLEFANSDKAEVGEWVLAIGNPFGLGHTVTKGIISAKGRIIGAGPFDNFIQTDASINPGNSGGPLIDLNGRVIGINTAIIASGQGIGFAIPSNMAENVITQLKTDHKVSRGWLGVTIQDADAKTAKALGLQNEKGALVNSVNPGDPADKGGMKVGDVILKVDGEKIDDTNDLLRTVAALPPGKAVSIQVWRKGREKNLRIVLGERNGKNVVAEAEQMSPKAAEENLDDLGLVVRRVNRKAEAESLGLDRPEGLLVIEVMQGTPAEDAAIAVGDVIIEANQHKVNSITDLQKIINSEGKKRGLVMLLLKRQGHNIFRTIELKEK, via the coding sequence ATGAAATTAAAACGCTACATTGGATTACTTACTCTCATCACTGTACTCATCCTGCCCGTATACGCACATGCGGACGGACTGCCTTCCTTTGTGGAGCTGGCTAAGAAATGCGGCCCCGCCGTGGTCAACGTCAATACTGTGAAAATGGTCGAAGTGGGCAACCCCATGGAAGACTTTTTCAAATTCCACGGCAAAGGCGGAGACAATCCTTTCGAGGATTTCTTCAAGCAGTTTAATAATCGTGGAAACAACAATCAGCCCAAACAGAAACGCAAAACAGGCTCGCTGGGGTCCGGTTTTATCATTTCCAAGGACGGATTCGTGGTCACAAACAACCATGTTGTCGCCTCTGCGGATGAAATCACGGTCAAGCTCCAGAATGACGGGCACGAATACCCGGCAAAAATCATCGGCCGGGACAAAGAAACCGACCTTGCCCTCTTGAAAATAGAAGTGAAAAAAGAGCTGCCCTTCCTTGAATTCGCAAACTCGGACAAAGCCGAAGTTGGCGAATGGGTACTGGCCATCGGCAACCCCTTCGGTTTAGGACATACTGTAACCAAAGGGATTATCAGTGCCAAGGGGCGCATCATCGGTGCAGGTCCTTTTGACAACTTTATTCAGACCGATGCCAGCATCAACCCCGGAAACTCCGGCGGACCGCTCATCGACCTGAATGGACGTGTCATCGGCATCAACACCGCCATCATTGCCAGCGGTCAGGGAATCGGTTTTGCAATCCCCAGCAACATGGCTGAAAACGTCATCACCCAGCTTAAGACCGACCATAAGGTCAGCCGCGGCTGGCTCGGCGTAACCATTCAGGATGCTGATGCCAAGACCGCCAAGGCTCTCGGTCTGCAAAATGAAAAAGGTGCGCTGGTCAACTCTGTGAATCCCGGCGATCCCGCAGACAAGGGCGGCATGAAGGTCGGAGACGTCATCCTCAAGGTTGACGGCGAAAAAATCGACGACACCAACGACCTGCTGCGCACTGTAGCAGCCCTGCCTCCGGGCAAGGCCGTAAGTATTCAAGTATGGCGCAAAGGACGCGAGAAGAACCTGCGCATCGTGCTTGGCGAACGCAACGGCAAGAATGTTGTGGCTGAAGCCGAACAGATGTCCCCCAAGGCAGCAGAAGAAAACCTTGATGACCTCGGACTGGTGGTTCGCAGGGTAAACCGCAAAGCTGAAGCTGAATCCCTTGGACTGGACAGGCCCGAAGGGCTGCTGGTCATCGAAGTAATGCAGGGAACACCGGCTGAAGATGCAGCCATCGCAGTCGGCGATGTAATTATCGAAGCCAACCAGCATAAAGTTAATTCCATCACTGACCTGCAGAAAATCATTAATAGTGAAGGTAAAAAACGCGGATTGGTTATGCTGCTCCTGAAACGTCAAGGCCATAACATCTTCCGGACTATAGAACTGAAAGAGAAATAA
- a CDS encoding DctP family TRAP transporter solute-binding subunit — MRRLLAVICALVLIAAMSVPAFAGKVVLKLGHIAEPVHPYGQGAEKFAELVKEKSGGEIIVKVFPSSQLGGQKDLIEGLIFGTVDMALVGTAVLGQFQPQISIFDMPFLFQDREHTYKSLDTVGMDLGKALEPKGIKLLGYMENGIRHLTNNVREVKTPADMEGLKIRVMTNKIYIEMMKSLGASPTPMAFGELYSAMQQGTVDGQENPSAHIWTKRFFEVQKYASKTAHSYAPEPLVMSMISWSRLNPAQQKILVSAAKEAIDWQRKFSTEKDDEYWTLIEGTGKIKITEVDREQFAEATKPVYEKFAKVVGQDNIDRINALKK, encoded by the coding sequence ATGAGACGTTTATTAGCAGTAATATGTGCGCTGGTGCTGATTGCAGCAATGTCGGTTCCCGCATTTGCAGGTAAAGTGGTTCTCAAGCTGGGACATATTGCAGAGCCCGTGCATCCTTATGGACAGGGAGCGGAGAAATTCGCCGAACTTGTTAAGGAAAAATCCGGTGGAGAAATTATTGTAAAGGTTTTTCCTTCCTCTCAGCTGGGCGGCCAGAAGGACTTGATCGAGGGTCTTATTTTCGGGACCGTTGACATGGCCTTGGTGGGAACTGCCGTACTCGGTCAGTTCCAGCCTCAGATTTCAATTTTCGATATGCCTTTCCTTTTTCAGGATCGTGAACACACCTACAAATCTCTTGATACCGTCGGTATGGATCTTGGGAAAGCTCTTGAACCCAAGGGTATCAAACTCCTCGGATACATGGAAAACGGTATCCGCCACCTGACCAACAACGTCCGTGAAGTCAAGACTCCTGCTGACATGGAAGGCCTTAAAATCAGGGTCATGACCAACAAAATTTACATTGAAATGATGAAATCCCTCGGAGCATCACCAACTCCCATGGCTTTCGGTGAGCTCTATTCCGCAATGCAGCAGGGTACTGTTGACGGGCAGGAAAACCCCAGTGCCCATATCTGGACCAAACGATTTTTCGAAGTTCAGAAATATGCATCCAAGACCGCTCACTCCTATGCTCCGGAACCGCTGGTAATGTCCATGATCAGCTGGTCCAGACTTAATCCTGCACAGCAGAAAATCCTCGTGTCAGCAGCTAAAGAAGCAATCGACTGGCAGCGCAAGTTCTCCACTGAAAAGGATGATGAATACTGGACCCTCATCGAAGGAACCGGAAAAATTAAAATCACTGAAGTTGACCGCGAGCAGTTCGCTGAAGCAACCAAGCCTGTTTATGAAAAGTTTGCGAAGGTTGTAGGGCAGGACAACATTGACAGAATTAATGCTCTGAAAAAATAG
- the pth gene encoding aminoacyl-tRNA hydrolase produces MEYKALIVGLGNPGPEYAKTRHNIGFMAVDALAEMAASRKSMRYKEMGISGDFELFSLNIAGTSVLATKPLTYMNLSGKAVAAICGKYSIAVSDVYVIHDELDLPCGRMKFKKGGGNNGHRGLESIQEKMGSPNFFRVRIGIGRPEFSSQVKDYVLEEFNTQELEVAAQMSQAAIKGLNLHFRRGQGTATQFMNSFMPDLPETEP; encoded by the coding sequence ATGGAATACAAAGCACTTATCGTAGGACTGGGTAACCCCGGACCGGAATACGCCAAAACCAGACACAATATCGGTTTTATGGCAGTTGATGCTTTGGCAGAAATGGCAGCATCCCGCAAAAGCATGCGCTACAAGGAAATGGGAATTTCCGGCGACTTCGAACTTTTCAGCCTCAATATAGCCGGAACCAGCGTGCTGGCAACCAAACCGCTAACTTACATGAACCTGAGCGGTAAGGCTGTTGCAGCCATCTGCGGCAAATATTCCATTGCCGTATCTGATGTCTACGTCATCCATGATGAACTGGACCTTCCCTGCGGAAGGATGAAATTCAAAAAAGGCGGTGGCAACAACGGCCACCGGGGCCTTGAATCCATTCAGGAGAAAATGGGATCTCCGAATTTCTTCCGCGTAAGGATTGGCATCGGCCGTCCGGAATTTTCCTCACAGGTCAAAGACTATGTACTTGAGGAATTCAATACGCAGGAACTTGAAGTCGCAGCCCAGATGTCACAGGCAGCAATAAAAGGGCTGAACCTGCATTTCAGGCGCGGTCAAGGAACGGCAACCCAGTTCATGAACAGTTTCATGCCTGATCTTCCTGAAACCGAACCGTAG